One window of Treponema denticola genomic DNA carries:
- the fliN gene encoding flagellar motor switch protein FliN translates to MSDGSISQDEIDALLSGVGGGGIASAPAAGAGDDLAAFKKTAMLQFTKENIPGLSSNLESMTGKTVSISEPVIELSDREAFLRKVSEMAVATLIDFSGAMTGDHAFMMTPELAKKIVSLVNHEDNVEIDDMALSVISETIAQYVGTELSYLERSGLAGVSSAPAESSHVPKAMMRLPQRNFVSVTYNVQLDDSSYQLWEILSEDVVDKIASTIAGPDPSMQGMGGDAGMQGMAAMGGMQNMGAMQNGMMGGSAQQAFSSGMPQGSPQQGGNMQAMNNMGMMPQMGMGASVQPVQFPPLQGFVSQEEQGNIGLIMDVYMEMTVELGRTKRMIKEILGMGEGHIIELDKLAGEPVDVLVNHKPIAKGEVVVIEESFGVRITEILSPAERISDI, encoded by the coding sequence ATGAGTGATGGTTCAATTTCTCAAGATGAAATAGATGCTTTGTTATCTGGAGTAGGCGGAGGCGGAATTGCTTCGGCTCCTGCTGCAGGTGCAGGCGATGATTTGGCTGCTTTCAAAAAAACGGCCATGCTTCAATTTACAAAAGAAAATATCCCGGGGCTATCTTCTAATTTGGAGTCTATGACGGGTAAAACTGTCAGCATCTCGGAACCGGTTATCGAACTTTCAGATAGAGAGGCCTTTTTACGAAAAGTATCAGAAATGGCTGTTGCTACCCTCATTGATTTTTCGGGGGCTATGACCGGCGATCATGCCTTTATGATGACTCCTGAGCTTGCAAAAAAAATAGTCAGCTTGGTAAATCATGAAGACAATGTAGAAATAGATGATATGGCCCTTTCGGTTATAAGTGAGACAATCGCTCAATATGTAGGAACCGAGCTTAGCTACCTTGAGCGTTCCGGGCTTGCCGGTGTTTCATCTGCTCCGGCAGAATCTTCACATGTTCCTAAGGCTATGATGAGATTACCTCAGCGTAACTTTGTAAGCGTAACTTATAATGTGCAGCTTGATGATTCTTCATACCAACTGTGGGAGATTCTTTCTGAAGATGTTGTTGATAAAATAGCCTCTACGATTGCAGGTCCTGATCCTTCAATGCAAGGAATGGGAGGAGATGCCGGAATGCAGGGTATGGCTGCAATGGGAGGTATGCAAAATATGGGTGCAATGCAAAACGGAATGATGGGCGGTTCTGCACAGCAAGCGTTTAGTTCCGGTATGCCCCAAGGATCGCCTCAGCAAGGAGGAAATATGCAGGCTATGAATAATATGGGCATGATGCCACAAATGGGAATGGGCGCCAGTGTTCAGCCTGTTCAATTTCCGCCCCTTCAGGGTTTTGTAAGTCAGGAGGAGCAGGGTAATATCGGTCTTATCATGGACGTTTACATGGAAATGACCGTAGAACTAGGACGAACAAAGCGAATGATTAAAGAAATCCTTGGAATGGGTGAAGGGCATATTATTGAACTTGATAAACTTGCCGGTGAACCTGTAGACGTTCTTGTAAACCACAAGCCTATAGCCAAGGGAGAGGTTGTAGTTATAGAAGAAAGTTTCGGTGTCCGTATAACCGAAATTTTATCTCCGGCTGAGCGTATTTCGGATATATAA
- a CDS encoding PD-(D/E)XK nuclease family transposase, with the protein MNDEQTILNPKTDWVFKLMFSKGEEGNKALISFLNAFLEDSYGKINKAEIINTELIRDRPSGETYRLDFLIRTDNGLLVDLEMQQFWKTNYHRRSQMYLMRLASRFLKTEPKEDDFLYAISLSVFGCDVPKNAELVKMPESSIIQYLYVELNELIVYTMKKSLEEYSLKDFWIRFLANYEEDKKSGMLEELCKLEEGIKMAEATLFRVTDEERRMAIELSDEKYRMYVEDERSEARREGLAEGQEKGRSIGLAEGSHQKALETARNLLDMGLSPNNIARATGLDIKEIEQL; encoded by the coding sequence ATGAATGATGAACAAACTATTTTAAATCCAAAAACCGATTGGGTTTTTAAGCTGATGTTTTCAAAAGGCGAAGAAGGCAACAAAGCCCTTATAAGCTTTTTAAACGCTTTTTTGGAAGATTCTTACGGTAAAATCAACAAGGCCGAAATCATAAACACCGAGCTTATCAGGGACAGGCCTTCGGGAGAAACTTACCGCCTCGATTTTTTGATTCGAACCGACAACGGTCTTCTTGTAGACCTTGAGATGCAGCAGTTTTGGAAAACAAATTATCATCGCAGAAGTCAAATGTACCTCATGCGTCTCGCTTCCCGCTTTTTAAAAACGGAGCCCAAAGAGGACGACTTTTTGTACGCCATAAGTCTTTCCGTTTTCGGCTGCGATGTTCCTAAAAACGCAGAGCTTGTAAAGATGCCTGAGAGCTCGATAATTCAATATCTTTATGTTGAATTAAACGAGTTAATAGTTTATACTATGAAAAAGAGCTTGGAAGAGTATAGCTTAAAAGACTTTTGGATAAGGTTTTTAGCCAACTATGAAGAAGACAAAAAAAGCGGAATGTTGGAAGAATTGTGTAAATTAGAGGAGGGTATAAAAATGGCAGAAGCAACACTCTTTAGGGTAACTGATGAAGAGAGGCGAATGGCAATAGAACTCTCTGACGAAAAATACCGGATGTATGTGGAAGATGAACGCAGTGAAGCAAGAAGAGAGGGTTTAGCCGAAGGGCAGGAAAAAGGAAGAAGTATAGGTTTAGCTGAAGGCTCACATCAAAAAGCACTTGAAACGGCTAGGAATTTACTTGATATGGGGCTATCACCCAATAATATTGCAAGGGCTACAGGATTGGATATTAAAGAAATCGAACAACTATAA
- a CDS encoding flagellar hook-length control protein FliK produces MQALDVRMQALPVKEPEREDPRDIKKADAEPVRNGDSFLAMIKKMIAAAKDGSKETDEARFEDARLREDKIRDLSLQKEAGKQNTELSSEDPKSKKIDAEKLLNSKEAYLKEAKDLTKKPKNETRKLHSENLDTQKVQKNMPELELKILNEDFSDEIKDFLPQDVKEDETISLFSDEALKKLDKAEKKKTQSFDDEKTEQAGKLGLLSKADKKDLSKKLSSQTEAAQENLNKKPVSKSKPKISVEDLRSMPSAQADAAIHTTASESRVETDNSVDMVIDFSGKAQNASQGGELQNTQTGNEAQKTNQTFSAMLTQEIRDAAADFVQAGKIVLRDNNAGEIRLHLRPENLGAVKINLELSEGKRVTGTVTVASKEAYEAFEKNLDNLAEEFKQNGFEFAEFNLDWSGFSGQEGFAENFESFAGFAYKNQEQDLRQLEKTADNLSTYSYVYGSTVDLLA; encoded by the coding sequence ATGCAAGCACTTGATGTTCGTATGCAGGCTTTGCCGGTAAAAGAGCCGGAGAGAGAAGACCCTAGGGACATTAAAAAAGCTGATGCGGAACCTGTAAGAAATGGAGATTCATTCCTGGCAATGATCAAAAAGATGATTGCCGCCGCCAAGGATGGAAGCAAGGAGACTGATGAAGCCCGATTTGAGGATGCCCGTCTTAGGGAAGATAAAATAAGGGATTTATCGCTTCAAAAGGAAGCAGGAAAGCAGAATACGGAACTATCATCTGAAGACCCTAAGTCTAAGAAAATAGATGCCGAAAAACTGCTTAATTCCAAAGAAGCTTATTTAAAAGAGGCCAAAGACTTAACGAAAAAGCCTAAAAACGAAACTCGTAAGCTGCACTCAGAAAATTTAGATACCCAAAAGGTACAAAAAAACATGCCTGAGCTGGAGCTTAAAATTCTCAATGAAGATTTTAGTGATGAGATTAAGGACTTTTTGCCGCAAGATGTAAAAGAAGACGAAACTATTTCTCTTTTTTCCGATGAAGCTTTAAAAAAATTAGACAAGGCGGAAAAGAAAAAGACTCAGTCCTTTGACGATGAAAAGACGGAACAAGCCGGAAAGTTAGGGCTTTTATCCAAGGCCGATAAAAAGGACTTATCAAAAAAACTTTCTTCACAAACAGAGGCAGCACAGGAAAATTTAAACAAAAAGCCGGTTTCCAAGTCTAAACCTAAGATTTCCGTAGAAGATTTACGCTCAATGCCTTCTGCCCAAGCGGATGCTGCTATTCATACCACAGCTTCCGAATCACGGGTTGAGACGGACAATTCCGTCGATATGGTAATCGATTTTAGCGGAAAGGCTCAAAATGCGTCACAGGGCGGAGAACTGCAAAACACTCAAACCGGAAACGAAGCTCAAAAAACAAACCAAACTTTTTCTGCTATGTTGACTCAAGAAATAAGGGATGCTGCCGCAGACTTTGTACAAGCCGGAAAAATCGTTCTCCGCGACAATAATGCAGGAGAAATAAGACTCCATCTAAGACCTGAAAATCTGGGAGCCGTAAAAATCAATTTGGAGCTGAGTGAAGGAAAAAGGGTTACGGGAACAGTAACTGTTGCCTCTAAAGAAGCCTACGAAGCCTTTGAGAAAAATTTGGATAATTTGGCCGAAGAATTTAAACAAAACGGTTTTGAATTTGCCGAATTTAATTTAGATTGGTCGGGTTTTTCGGGGCAAGAAGGATTTGCCGAAAATTTTGAATCTTTTGCAGGATTTGCCTATAAAAATCAAGAACAAGATTTAAGGCAGCTTGAAAAAACGGCCGATAATTTGAGTACCTACAGTTATGTCTATGGTTCGACTGTAGATCTTTTGGCTTAA
- the flgE gene encoding flagellar hook protein FlgE, producing the protein MMRSLFSGVTGMQNHQTRMDVIGNNVANVNTTGFKRGRVNFQDLISQQLSGAARPTEELGGVNPKEVGLGMMVASIDTIFTQGALQTTGVNTDLAIQGNGFFILKDGEKTFYTRAGAFGIDKDGTLVNPANGMRVQGWMAEEADGFRIINTSGQTEDLNIPIGQKLDAKATTSVNYACNLDKRLPELPEGANRAQILESTWSTEFKVYDSFGEAHELQIDFARVPGEVNAWQATVNVDPTNAEATATRVGIGTTDGVQNSFIVRFDNNGHLASVTDTAGNVTSPAGQVLVQISYNVVGANPDEAGAPTRHTFDVNLGEIGTSKNTITQFSDKSTTKAYEQDGYTLGYLENFRIDQSGIITGVYSNGVRQEIGQIAMAGFANQGGLEKAGQNTYVQSNNSGIANVSTSGTVGKGYFIGGTLEMSNVDLTDQFVDMIVTQKGFQAGAKTIQTSDTMLETVLNLKR; encoded by the coding sequence ATGATGAGATCATTATTTTCGGGTGTAACCGGAATGCAAAATCACCAAACAAGAATGGACGTTATCGGAAATAACGTTGCCAACGTAAATACAACAGGTTTTAAGAGAGGAAGAGTAAACTTTCAAGACTTAATTTCACAGCAATTAAGCGGTGCAGCCCGTCCTACCGAGGAACTCGGCGGTGTAAACCCCAAAGAAGTCGGTTTGGGTATGATGGTCGCAAGCATTGATACAATCTTTACACAGGGTGCCTTGCAGACAACAGGTGTCAACACCGATCTTGCAATTCAGGGAAACGGCTTTTTCATTCTTAAAGACGGAGAAAAAACTTTTTACACAAGGGCCGGTGCTTTCGGTATAGATAAAGATGGAACCTTGGTAAACCCCGCAAACGGAATGAGAGTCCAGGGCTGGATGGCTGAAGAAGCTGACGGTTTCAGGATAATCAATACATCGGGTCAAACGGAAGATTTAAATATTCCTATAGGTCAAAAACTTGATGCAAAGGCAACCACAAGTGTAAACTATGCTTGTAACCTTGATAAGAGACTGCCTGAATTGCCCGAAGGAGCAAACCGGGCTCAAATTTTGGAATCTACTTGGTCTACGGAATTTAAGGTATATGACAGTTTCGGTGAAGCCCACGAGCTTCAAATCGATTTTGCCAGAGTCCCCGGGGAAGTAAATGCTTGGCAGGCAACAGTAAATGTTGATCCGACAAATGCGGAAGCCACAGCTACCCGTGTAGGAATTGGAACAACCGACGGCGTTCAAAACAGCTTTATAGTCCGTTTTGACAATAACGGACATCTTGCTTCCGTTACCGACACTGCAGGAAACGTAACGTCTCCCGCAGGACAAGTTTTAGTTCAAATTTCATACAATGTAGTAGGTGCAAACCCTGATGAGGCCGGAGCTCCCACAAGACATACATTTGACGTAAACTTAGGTGAAATCGGAACTTCCAAAAATACCATTACTCAGTTTTCCGATAAGAGCACTACAAAGGCCTATGAACAGGACGGATATACTCTAGGTTATCTTGAAAACTTTAGAATAGACCAAAGCGGTATTATCACCGGCGTTTATTCCAACGGCGTAAGGCAGGAAATAGGTCAGATAGCTATGGCCGGTTTTGCCAATCAGGGCGGTCTTGAAAAAGCGGGACAAAACACTTATGTTCAGTCCAATAACTCGGGTATTGCCAATGTTTCCACATCGGGAACCGTAGGTAAGGGCTACTTTATCGGCGGAACCCTCGAAATGAGTAACGTAGATTTAACAGACCAGTTTGTAGACATGATTGTTACTCAAAAAGGCTTTCAGGCAGGTGCTAAAACAATACAAACTTCGGATACAATGCTTGAAACAGTCTTGAACTTGAAACGATAG
- a CDS encoding motility protein A, with protein MDIASFIGIFGGIAVVAFGAILGGSAGGLVHPASMFITMGGSYMCLFLTYPLSYTIGIFKVVSRVFKVTDYGEKALVQRFVALSEKSRRAGLLALEEEIEDFEDPFMRSGLRNVVDGIDGEAIRSLMENELNQMEERHNTWISLVNAWATLAPGFGMLGTVIGLIGMLLNLDDKSALGPNMATALVTTFYGSLMQNWLLVPIATKLMYQNNMEVKSKEMIIEGVLGIQAGDNPRILAQRLVTYLTPSDRKSIEAEVLKD; from the coding sequence ATGGATATAGCGTCGTTTATAGGAATATTCGGAGGTATAGCAGTTGTTGCATTCGGTGCCATCCTCGGCGGTTCTGCCGGAGGTCTTGTTCACCCGGCTTCAATGTTCATTACAATGGGCGGCTCCTACATGTGTCTTTTTTTAACCTATCCTTTATCCTATACGATAGGAATCTTCAAGGTTGTTTCAAGAGTTTTTAAGGTAACCGATTACGGTGAAAAAGCTCTGGTACAGCGTTTTGTAGCCCTATCCGAAAAAAGCCGCCGTGCAGGTCTTCTTGCCTTGGAAGAAGAAATTGAAGACTTTGAAGATCCATTTATGCGCTCCGGTTTAAGGAACGTAGTTGACGGTATTGACGGAGAGGCTATCCGCTCCCTCATGGAAAATGAGCTTAACCAAATGGAAGAGCGCCATAACACATGGATATCTTTGGTAAATGCTTGGGCAACCCTTGCTCCCGGTTTCGGTATGTTGGGAACGGTTATAGGCCTTATCGGTATGTTGTTAAACTTGGATGATAAAAGTGCTCTTGGTCCTAACATGGCTACGGCTCTTGTTACAACCTTTTACGGTTCGCTTATGCAGAACTGGCTTTTGGTTCCTATAGCAACAAAGCTTATGTACCAAAACAATATGGAAGTTAAATCCAAAGAAATGATTATAGAAGGCGTACTTGGAATTCAAGCCGGAGATAACCCTCGAATCTTGGCTCAAAGACTTGTTACATATTTGACGCCTTCCGATCGAAAATCTATTGAGGCGGAAGTATTAAAGGATTAA
- a CDS encoding flagellar FlbD family protein — translation MIQVTRLNGTKYWINPHQIETIECNPDVTLQMLSGKYYVIKERPEEILESIVAYRRKIGVFKNEL, via the coding sequence ATGATACAGGTAACGCGGCTAAACGGAACAAAGTATTGGATTAATCCTCATCAAATTGAAACTATTGAGTGTAATCCGGATGTTACTTTGCAGATGCTTTCAGGAAAGTATTATGTAATTAAGGAAAGGCCTGAAGAAATTTTGGAGTCCATAGTCGCGTACCGCCGTAAAATCGGCGTATTTAAAAATGAATTGTAG
- the fliO gene encoding flagellar biosynthetic protein FliO, whose translation MSLGKKLLFILFFLFSVFLFAETDETSSDGDSLPSESGILLDAKITDNIGETGDNSTPAENETGFNLNVAERAQSPISNLLQVLVSLIIVCILAYVVLKFLKKSSLSFSSDSPYLKSVASINIAQGKSIHVITLGEKAYIVGVTDSSINMIGEVEDKTLVDTMNLDAERRSSSPKQDFASMLASVFKGSKNNDVDVNFFEAQRERLSNAAKTQMPEERE comes from the coding sequence ATGAGCTTGGGGAAAAAGCTGTTGTTTATTCTTTTCTTTTTGTTTTCGGTTTTTTTGTTTGCAGAAACTGATGAAACTTCTTCGGATGGAGATTCACTGCCTTCAGAGTCGGGTATTTTGTTGGATGCAAAAATAACAGATAATATCGGCGAAACCGGGGATAATTCTACACCCGCAGAAAATGAAACCGGTTTTAATTTGAATGTTGCAGAAAGAGCTCAATCTCCTATTTCAAACCTTTTACAAGTTCTTGTATCTTTAATTATAGTATGTATTTTGGCCTATGTTGTGCTGAAATTTTTAAAAAAATCTTCACTATCTTTTTCTTCGGATAGCCCTTACCTAAAAAGCGTTGCTTCAATTAACATTGCTCAAGGAAAAAGTATTCATGTTATTACCTTGGGTGAAAAGGCGTACATTGTAGGCGTTACCGATTCTTCAATCAATATGATAGGAGAGGTGGAAGATAAAACCCTTGTCGATACTATGAACTTGGATGCTGAAAGACGCAGCTCCTCTCCTAAGCAAGATTTTGCTTCTATGCTGGCCTCGGTTTTTAAAGGCTCAAAAAATAATGACGTCGATGTGAATTTTTTTGAAGCACAAAGAGAAAGGCTAAGCAATGCTGCTAAAACTCAAATGCCGGAGGAAAGAGAATGA
- the fliM gene encoding flagellar motor switch protein FliM, with amino-acid sequence MTEVLSQDEIDQLLTAISSGDTETEDFRAVNDTRKIKIYDFKRPDKFSKEQMRTVQMMHETFARLTTTSLSAQLRSMAHVHVATVEQLTYEEFIRSIPTPTTLAIINMDPLRASALLEIDPSVTFSIIDRLFGGKGHGTKVQRELTEIESSVMEGVIVRILANMREAWTTVVDLRPRLGNIDTNPQFVQIVTPSEMVLLVTLETKVGEEEGMMNICLPYITLEPIISKLSTQFWFSSVRRASTGQYAAAIKDKLSSVEVDMVAEVGSLDVSIRDVLNLRAGDVVRLPNVRVGDPFKLTVGSRPKFSCQPGVKGKKLAVQILEKIEDISGDEFEELTSEGDELYE; translated from the coding sequence ATGACAGAAGTTCTTTCGCAGGATGAAATAGATCAGCTTCTCACCGCAATAAGCTCAGGAGATACGGAGACAGAGGATTTTCGTGCTGTTAACGATACTCGTAAAATAAAAATTTATGACTTTAAACGTCCCGACAAATTCTCTAAGGAACAGATGAGAACGGTACAGATGATGCATGAAACCTTTGCCCGTCTTACAACCACTTCTCTTTCCGCTCAGCTGCGAAGCATGGCTCATGTTCACGTAGCAACTGTAGAACAGCTTACGTATGAAGAATTTATAAGATCAATACCTACGCCGACAACCTTGGCGATTATAAATATGGATCCTTTAAGGGCCAGTGCCCTTTTGGAAATAGACCCCTCGGTTACCTTTTCGATTATAGACCGTTTGTTCGGCGGTAAGGGACATGGGACAAAGGTTCAGAGGGAGTTGACCGAAATTGAAAGCTCTGTTATGGAAGGCGTTATCGTACGTATCCTTGCAAATATGAGGGAAGCGTGGACAACCGTAGTAGATTTACGTCCCCGTTTGGGAAACATAGATACTAACCCTCAGTTTGTTCAAATTGTAACCCCTTCTGAAATGGTGCTTTTGGTAACCTTGGAAACTAAGGTCGGTGAAGAAGAAGGAATGATGAACATCTGTCTTCCTTATATTACCCTCGAACCGATTATTTCAAAATTGTCGACACAGTTTTGGTTTTCTTCGGTTAGAAGGGCTTCGACGGGACAATATGCGGCAGCAATTAAGGATAAACTTTCTTCGGTTGAAGTTGATATGGTTGCTGAGGTAGGCTCCTTGGATGTTTCAATCAGGGATGTTCTTAACTTGAGAGCCGGAGACGTTGTACGCTTACCTAACGTAAGAGTTGGAGATCCTTTTAAGCTCACAGTAGGAAGCAGGCCTAAATTCTCCTGCCAGCCAGGTGTAAAGGGTAAAAAGTTAGCAGTTCAGATTTTGGAAAAAATAGAAGATATTAGCGGTGATGAATTCGAAGAATTAACATCGGAAGGAGATGAGTTGTATGAGTGA
- a CDS encoding XRE family transcriptional regulator, translated as MKDAFEMMELYMDKEEIKQAKLRAERENFSIKLAKIRELQELTQSEIANFSQSSVSRLEKRKDIKLSTLIDYVDSIGMGLEIKIYPKLTNSKVKEEVLLRT; from the coding sequence ATGAAAGATGCGTTTGAAATGATGGAATTATATATGGATAAGGAAGAAATAAAACAGGCGAAATTAAGAGCTGAAAGAGAAAATTTTTCAATTAAATTAGCTAAGATTAGAGAATTACAGGAACTGACACAAAGTGAGATTGCAAATTTTAGTCAATCATCTGTTTCGAGATTAGAAAAAAGAAAAGATATAAAACTATCAACACTTATTGATTATGTTGATAGTATTGGCATGGGGTTGGAAATAAAAATATATCCTAAATTAACTAATTCAAAAGTAAAAGAAGAAGTTTTGTTGAGAACCTAA
- the flgD gene encoding flagellar hook assembly protein FlgD, translated as MQVNNINRSAVDTAFEQAEMMKDFKSEMSPEEKALLGLQVDTLNKQNFAETRVPKQQLGKDDFLQLLIAQLTHQDPTSPMEDTQFIGQMAQFSSLEQMTNMNKNFAALNELMTGSSAVNAVGKKVDLDLGSSQVSGYISAATRGINPEVMVNGNWYNWSAVKTVYADNN; from the coding sequence ATGCAAGTAAATAACATTAATAGAAGTGCCGTAGATACGGCTTTTGAACAAGCTGAGATGATGAAGGATTTTAAATCCGAGATGAGTCCTGAAGAAAAGGCTCTTTTAGGTCTGCAGGTTGACACCTTAAATAAGCAGAATTTTGCAGAAACAAGGGTTCCGAAACAGCAGCTTGGAAAAGACGACTTTCTTCAGCTTTTAATTGCCCAGCTCACCCATCAAGACCCTACATCTCCGATGGAAGATACGCAATTTATAGGGCAAATGGCTCAATTTTCATCCCTTGAGCAGATGACCAATATGAACAAAAACTTTGCCGCCTTAAACGAGCTTATGACAGGCTCATCGGCCGTAAACGCCGTCGGCAAAAAAGTTGACTTAGACCTAGGGTCTTCTCAGGTTTCCGGTTATATTTCAGCCGCAACACGCGGTATAAATCCGGAAGTTATGGTAAACGGAAACTGGTACAACTGGTCAGCCGTTAAAACAGTTTATGCAGATAACAATTAG
- a CDS encoding flagellar basal body-associated FliL family protein has translation MADNDLMDDDDIQENMTSSVDTKRRGAGLIPMLIKWVAIVLVALIFIVTVVVITMNIRDKKGASHSISPVSEEYRETRDVLQWYQAIGILKVHTADRIPATLIVDVALGYTNNDKSTPQELSARKVEIIDFLRSYFKGKTTAELRQEEKIKIEIKHEINDNVLTKNKIKDVRFTQYDIVEQ, from the coding sequence ATGGCTGATAATGACTTAATGGATGACGATGATATTCAGGAAAATATGACTTCATCAGTAGATACCAAAAGAAGAGGTGCAGGTCTTATACCCATGTTGATAAAATGGGTTGCTATTGTATTGGTTGCTCTAATATTCATTGTTACCGTTGTAGTTATTACAATGAACATAAGAGATAAAAAAGGTGCATCTCATTCGATATCCCCCGTTTCTGAAGAGTACAGGGAAACAAGGGACGTTTTGCAATGGTATCAGGCAATCGGTATTTTGAAGGTACATACGGCAGATAGAATTCCTGCAACCTTGATAGTTGATGTCGCCTTAGGCTATACTAACAATGATAAGTCTACACCTCAAGAGCTTTCTGCAAGAAAGGTCGAAATAATAGACTTTTTACGCTCTTATTTTAAAGGCAAGACTACTGCTGAGCTAAGACAAGAAGAAAAAATAAAGATTGAAATAAAGCACGAAATAAACGATAATGTACTTACAAAAAATAAAATAAAGGATGTTCGATTTACGCAATACGATATTGTTGAACAATAA
- the fliP gene encoding flagellar type III secretion system pore protein FliP (The bacterial flagellar biogenesis protein FliP forms a type III secretion system (T3SS)-type pore required for flagellar assembly.), with translation MKRNLLILVFFGMILFVPVQAFSQSSFPDGTTAGRTDADPNRQAGRIPFIDFSIREPSTNKDVAFSVQLLIFITLISIAPSLLLLMTSFLRLSIVLDFVKRALSLQQVPPTQVLNGIAFFLTLFIMQPTFTQIYNNAYKPMSEGQIGIEEAYREAEKPMRYFMYKQMQKNPTHIRTFMAMSKLPKPDTLADVPTHILIAAFILHELTIAFQIGIFLYLPFIIIDMIVASILMSMGMIMLPPVQISMPFKLILFVMVDGWGLLFGKLFESFL, from the coding sequence ATGAAAAGAAATCTTTTGATTCTAGTTTTTTTCGGTATGATCCTTTTTGTTCCGGTTCAAGCTTTTTCTCAGTCGAGCTTTCCCGACGGCACTACTGCCGGAAGAACTGATGCCGATCCTAACAGGCAGGCAGGGCGAATTCCTTTTATCGATTTTTCGATAAGAGAACCTTCGACAAATAAGGATGTTGCTTTTTCAGTTCAGCTTTTAATTTTTATTACGCTTATTTCGATAGCTCCAAGTCTTTTGTTATTGATGACGAGCTTTTTGCGTTTAAGTATTGTTCTGGATTTTGTTAAAAGGGCCTTATCTCTTCAGCAAGTGCCGCCGACTCAGGTTTTAAACGGAATTGCCTTTTTTCTAACTCTCTTTATTATGCAGCCGACATTTACTCAAATATACAATAACGCTTATAAACCTATGAGTGAAGGACAAATCGGAATAGAAGAAGCCTATAGGGAGGCGGAAAAACCCATGCGGTATTTTATGTACAAGCAAATGCAAAAAAATCCGACACATATCCGTACATTTATGGCTATGTCTAAACTCCCGAAGCCCGATACTCTTGCAGATGTACCGACCCATATTTTAATAGCTGCCTTTATATTGCATGAGCTTACAATAGCTTTTCAAATCGGAATATTTTTGTACCTGCCCTTTATTATAATAGATATGATTGTCGCCAGTATTCTTATGTCTATGGGTATGATAATGCTTCCGCCCGTCCAAATATCCATGCCGTTTAAATTGATTCTTTTTGTTATGGTTGACGGCTGGGGACTCCTTTTCGGTAAATTATTTGAATCGTTTTTATAA
- the motB gene encoding flagellar motor protein MotB — translation MARKKKHGASAAGSGWLTTYADMVTLMLCFFVMLFEPSEVDVTQLMALSASISGDPTGGGLSVSAGRLSDLGNTISSMPSMEKGKMLATALKKAVSLFAPEIKTNKIAVTSDERGIVISLASDVFFYPGSAELNIAESRDTLLNLAQFLSSQDLASHRFRVEGHTDSGVTDPDIWKSNWELSSARAINILHSLTDFGAQESRFSVAGYADTRPIFSNDTAEGRAYNRRVDIIILDDAHF, via the coding sequence ATGGCAAGGAAAAAGAAACACGGTGCAAGTGCCGCGGGAAGCGGATGGCTTACCACTTATGCAGATATGGTTACTCTCATGCTTTGCTTTTTCGTAATGCTTTTTGAGCCGTCTGAGGTTGATGTAACTCAGCTCATGGCTCTTTCTGCGTCAATAAGCGGTGACCCGACCGGTGGCGGCCTTTCTGTTTCTGCCGGTAGACTTTCAGATCTTGGAAACACCATAAGCTCCATGCCCTCAATGGAAAAAGGAAAGATGCTTGCAACTGCCTTAAAAAAGGCTGTTTCGCTTTTTGCCCCCGAAATCAAAACAAATAAAATTGCAGTTACAAGCGATGAACGGGGGATAGTAATCAGCTTGGCATCGGACGTTTTCTTTTATCCCGGGAGTGCAGAACTTAATATTGCCGAATCCAGAGATACGCTTTTAAACCTTGCTCAGTTTTTATCTTCACAAGATTTGGCTTCTCATAGATTTAGGGTTGAAGGGCATACCGATTCGGGCGTAACGGATCCGGATATATGGAAAAGTAATTGGGAACTTTCATCTGCAAGGGCAATAAATATTTTGCACAGCCTTACGGACTTTGGAGCTCAAGAATCCAGATTTTCCGTGGCAGGTTATGCGGATACCCGCCCTATATTTTCGAATGATACGGCAGAAGGAAGAGCCTACAATAGGCGGGTTGATATAATTATTCTTGATGATGCACACTTTTAG